In Arthrobacter sp. UKPF54-2, the following are encoded in one genomic region:
- a CDS encoding RNA polymerase sigma factor, with protein sequence MSGGTIILAAKEQAFIDLHTQHSARVYSYIACRINDGHRAEELAADVFRIAWEKQLPEPPGIGWLLATARNVVGNEYKGRRRRQELVERLKEEARTDVPAPHTEERSAVAEVLVHLRERDREVLMLSYWDDLTTAELAQALGCSTSAAAVRLHRARRAFAKAAPSHLMTERKD encoded by the coding sequence ATGTCCGGGGGAACCATCATATTGGCTGCGAAAGAGCAAGCATTCATAGACCTGCACACCCAGCATTCCGCGCGGGTGTACAGCTACATCGCGTGCCGCATCAACGACGGGCACCGCGCCGAGGAATTGGCTGCCGATGTCTTCCGGATCGCCTGGGAAAAACAGCTTCCGGAGCCGCCGGGCATCGGTTGGCTCCTGGCGACCGCCCGCAACGTCGTCGGGAATGAGTACAAAGGCCGCCGGCGCAGACAGGAACTGGTGGAACGGCTCAAAGAGGAAGCCCGCACCGATGTCCCCGCGCCACACACCGAAGAACGGTCCGCCGTCGCAGAAGTGCTCGTGCACCTCAGGGAGCGCGACCGTGAAGTGCTGATGCTCAGCTACTGGGACGATCTGACCACCGCTGAACTGGCCCAGGCACTGGGATGTTCGACGTCGGCTGCAGCGGTCCGCCTGCACCGGGCCCGCCGTGCATTCGCGAAAGCCGCCCCCTCCCACCTCATGACCGAACGGAAGGATTAG
- the recN gene encoding DNA repair protein RecN, with product MLEELRIRDLGVITDATLPLGPGLSVVTGETGAGKTMVVTAVGLLLGARSDAGAVRSGAKSASAEAVLKLDAGHAAVNRAREAGAEVEEFDGGAELLLARSVGADGRSRAYLGGRTAPVGVLAEIGGTLVVVHGQSDQIRLKSPVAQRESLDKFAGESLASSLAAYQQLHGHWKASQAELDELRSAARERLREAESLEAALAEIDAVDPQPGEDESLKAEAVKLANVEELRIAASTAHQALISEDFGEEADATTLVDAAKRTLEHVAEHDGELGSAAARLAEVGFLLNDIATELASYQASLDTEGPERLAEIEDRRAALAKLVRKYAPSIDEVLAWAEQARARFEELQDDSTRIEALDAEVARSEADLRKQAAAISKVRKKAAKDLSARVSAELTALAMADATLVINVDPGEQLGPFGVDEISFLLQPHSGAPARPLGKGASGGELSRVMLAIEVVLAAVDPVPTFVFDEVDAGVGGRAAVEIGRRLAMLARHVQVLVVTHLPQVAAFADQHIRVTKTSVRGADGATATGFTSSDVQLLDEAERVRELARMLAGQEDSESARAHAQELLDDAKLLPQQA from the coding sequence ATGCTTGAAGAACTGAGAATCCGCGACCTCGGCGTCATCACCGACGCGACGCTCCCGCTGGGCCCTGGCCTGAGCGTGGTGACCGGCGAGACCGGCGCCGGCAAGACCATGGTGGTCACCGCCGTCGGCCTCCTCCTCGGCGCCAGGTCTGACGCCGGCGCCGTCCGCAGCGGCGCCAAGAGCGCCTCTGCCGAAGCCGTGCTCAAGCTCGACGCCGGGCACGCCGCGGTCAACCGCGCCCGCGAGGCCGGGGCAGAGGTCGAGGAGTTCGACGGCGGCGCCGAACTGCTGCTGGCCCGCAGCGTCGGAGCCGACGGCCGCAGCCGCGCCTACCTCGGCGGCCGCACCGCCCCCGTCGGCGTCCTCGCCGAGATCGGCGGGACGCTGGTGGTGGTCCACGGACAGTCCGACCAGATCCGGCTCAAGAGCCCCGTGGCCCAGCGCGAGTCGCTGGACAAATTCGCGGGGGAGTCCCTCGCCAGTTCCCTGGCCGCCTACCAGCAGCTGCACGGGCACTGGAAGGCCAGCCAGGCCGAGCTGGACGAACTCCGCAGCGCCGCCCGCGAACGGCTGCGCGAGGCGGAATCCCTCGAGGCCGCCCTGGCCGAGATCGACGCCGTCGATCCGCAGCCGGGAGAGGACGAATCGCTCAAGGCCGAGGCCGTCAAACTCGCCAACGTCGAAGAGCTGCGGATTGCCGCCAGCACTGCGCACCAGGCCCTGATCTCCGAGGACTTCGGCGAGGAAGCGGACGCCACCACGCTGGTGGACGCCGCGAAGCGCACCCTGGAGCACGTCGCCGAACACGACGGGGAACTCGGCTCCGCCGCGGCCCGGCTGGCCGAGGTGGGCTTCCTGCTCAACGACATCGCCACCGAGCTGGCCAGTTACCAGGCCTCCCTCGACACCGAAGGCCCGGAACGGCTCGCCGAAATCGAAGACCGCCGCGCCGCGCTGGCCAAGCTGGTGCGCAAATACGCGCCCAGCATCGACGAGGTGCTGGCCTGGGCCGAACAGGCCCGCGCACGGTTCGAAGAGCTCCAGGACGACTCCACCCGGATCGAGGCGCTGGACGCCGAGGTAGCCCGCTCCGAAGCTGATCTCCGGAAGCAGGCCGCGGCCATCAGCAAGGTTCGGAAGAAGGCCGCCAAGGACCTCTCCGCCCGGGTCAGTGCGGAACTGACCGCCCTGGCAATGGCCGACGCCACCCTTGTCATCAACGTCGACCCGGGCGAGCAGCTGGGCCCGTTCGGCGTCGACGAGATCTCCTTCCTGCTGCAGCCGCACTCCGGTGCGCCGGCCCGGCCGCTGGGCAAGGGCGCCTCCGGCGGTGAACTCTCCCGCGTGATGCTCGCCATCGAGGTCGTGCTCGCCGCCGTCGACCCCGTCCCGACCTTCGTCTTCGACGAGGTCGACGCCGGCGTCGGCGGCCGCGCCGCCGTCGAAATCGGCCGCCGCCTGGCCATGCTCGCCCGGCATGTCCAGGTCCTGGTGGTCACCCACCTGCCGCAGGTGGCAGCCTTCGCCGACCAGCACATCCGGGTCACCAAGACCTCCGTGCGCGGAGCCGACGGCGCCACGGCCACGGGCTTCACCTCGAGCGACGTCCAGCTCCTCGACGAGGCGGAGCGGGTCCGTGAGCTCGCCCGCATGCTGGCCGGCCAGGAAGACTCCGAATCGGCACGCGCCCACGCCCAGGAATTGCTCGACGACGCGAAGTTGCTGCCCCAGCAGGCGTGA
- a CDS encoding bifunctional 2-methylcitrate synthase/citrate synthase, producing the protein MAENEIKKGLAGVVVDYTAVSKVNPDTNSLLYRGYPVQELAAKCSFEEVAYLLWNGELPTAEQLAEFTARERAGRALDPVVKQVIDALPTTSHPMDVCRTAASVMGARHPLAEDSSREANMAKAVDLFAAMPAVVAYDQRRRHGQGVVEPREDLGYSANFLWMSFGEEPVQEVVEAFNVSMILYAEHSFNASTFTARVITSTLSDLHSAVTGAIGALKGPLHGGANEAVMHTFDEIGIRQEESLDEAAVRAKAWMEDALAHKKKVMGFGHRVYKHGDSRVPTMKAALDKMIAHYGRPELLGLYNGLETAMDEAKAIKPNLDYPAGPTYHLMGFDTATFTPLFVASRITGWTAHIMEQLDSNSLIRPLSEYNGVEERHVP; encoded by the coding sequence ATGGCTGAAAATGAGATCAAAAAGGGCCTTGCCGGCGTTGTGGTGGACTACACCGCGGTGTCCAAGGTCAACCCGGACACCAACTCGCTGCTGTACCGCGGTTACCCCGTCCAGGAGCTGGCCGCCAAGTGCAGTTTCGAGGAGGTGGCCTACCTGCTGTGGAACGGGGAGCTGCCCACCGCGGAGCAGCTGGCGGAGTTCACCGCACGCGAGCGCGCGGGACGTGCCCTGGATCCGGTGGTCAAGCAGGTCATCGATGCGCTGCCGACGACGTCGCACCCGATGGATGTCTGCCGGACGGCGGCTTCAGTGATGGGTGCCCGCCACCCGCTCGCCGAGGACTCCTCCCGGGAGGCCAACATGGCCAAGGCGGTGGACCTGTTCGCTGCCATGCCGGCGGTGGTCGCTTACGACCAGCGCCGCCGGCACGGCCAGGGTGTGGTGGAGCCCCGCGAGGACCTGGGCTACTCCGCCAACTTCCTGTGGATGTCCTTCGGCGAGGAGCCGGTCCAGGAAGTTGTGGAGGCCTTCAACGTCTCGATGATCCTGTACGCGGAGCACTCCTTCAACGCCTCGACCTTCACGGCCCGGGTGATCACCTCGACCCTCTCCGATCTGCACTCCGCCGTCACCGGCGCGATCGGCGCCCTCAAGGGGCCGCTGCACGGCGGCGCGAATGAGGCGGTGATGCACACCTTCGACGAGATCGGCATCCGGCAGGAGGAGTCGCTCGACGAGGCAGCGGTTCGGGCGAAGGCCTGGATGGAGGACGCGCTGGCGCACAAGAAGAAGGTTATGGGCTTCGGCCACCGTGTCTACAAGCACGGCGACTCCCGGGTTCCCACCATGAAGGCGGCCCTGGACAAGATGATCGCGCACTACGGCCGTCCGGAGCTGCTGGGGCTCTACAACGGGCTTGAGACCGCGATGGACGAGGCGAAGGCAATCAAGCCGAACCTCGACTATCCGGCCGGGCCGACCTACCACCTGATGGGCTTCGACACCGCGACGTTTACGCCCCTGTTCGTGGCCAGCCGGATCACGGGCTGGACCGCGCACATCATGGAGCAGCTGGATTCGAACTCCCTGATCCGCCCGCTGAGCGAGTACAACGGCGTCGAGGAACGGCACGTGCCGTAG
- a CDS encoding HNH endonuclease signature motif containing protein has protein sequence MKSGAALTSETREALAAVAASAAALAAVMDDGVESSDPLRTVADRCLDGLAEVARGEARMAALKVRLAAEYVRAADALAPPRATPQECTVREMAVVSEVACVLTVSERGAGALISEALALTAGLPLTLGALQAGTISWQHARIMVDETANLDPAGAAALEAHFLDPEAPHPARGCPAGELVPGRFRAKARAWRERHHPVSIETRHTKCAGDRGVEYCPDRDGMAWLSAYLPTDTAAGIWERTTAAARALQGPAEPRTLPQLRADIAATWLLISGNSGGGAADAKTVDGQGEGLPEGLAGGVPSPRAQVLVTVPALSLLGVADEPAVLDGHGPIPPSMARRLVAGGAESFYRVLTDPRDGAPLEIGRTSYRVPKALRQWLRLRDGKCPFPGCHNASLDNDADHLLAWADGGTTGITNLGQPCRKHHRLKHGSAWRPTAASKTGPPGWTSPAGRTYTSEHQDWEPPHWPPAAAVADTIRDLDSGWPPEPEPPPDPGQYLEPEDGLPEDPFPEWTLFSAEHGVPSRSLLRCA, from the coding sequence ATGAAAAGCGGAGCGGCTTTGACTTCGGAGACCAGGGAGGCGCTGGCGGCTGTTGCAGCGTCCGCTGCTGCGCTGGCTGCCGTTATGGACGATGGCGTCGAGTCCTCCGATCCGCTGCGGACAGTAGCCGATAGGTGTCTGGACGGCCTGGCCGAGGTGGCCCGTGGGGAGGCCCGGATGGCGGCGTTGAAGGTCCGGCTGGCCGCGGAGTACGTCCGGGCGGCCGACGCCCTGGCCCCGCCGCGGGCGACGCCGCAGGAATGCACCGTCCGGGAAATGGCGGTGGTCTCCGAGGTTGCCTGTGTCCTGACTGTGAGCGAACGGGGCGCCGGGGCTCTGATCTCCGAGGCCCTGGCGCTGACGGCGGGGCTGCCGCTGACCCTGGGAGCACTGCAGGCCGGAACGATCTCCTGGCAGCACGCCCGGATCATGGTCGACGAAACCGCGAACCTGGACCCCGCCGGCGCGGCGGCGCTGGAAGCGCACTTCCTGGACCCCGAAGCACCCCACCCCGCCCGCGGCTGCCCGGCCGGGGAACTCGTCCCGGGCCGGTTCCGGGCCAAAGCCCGCGCCTGGCGCGAACGCCACCACCCGGTCAGCATCGAAACCCGCCACACCAAATGCGCCGGCGACCGGGGCGTGGAGTACTGCCCGGACCGTGACGGCATGGCCTGGCTCTCGGCCTACCTGCCCACCGACACCGCCGCAGGGATCTGGGAACGGACCACTGCCGCCGCCCGCGCCCTGCAGGGCCCGGCCGAACCCCGGACCCTGCCCCAGCTCCGCGCCGACATCGCCGCGACTTGGCTGCTCATCAGCGGAAACTCTGGCGGGGGAGCGGCAGATGCAAAAACCGTCGACGGCCAGGGCGAAGGACTGCCTGAGGGTCTTGCCGGGGGTGTGCCGTCGCCACGCGCGCAGGTCCTGGTCACTGTTCCGGCCCTGTCCCTCCTGGGCGTCGCCGATGAACCCGCGGTCCTGGACGGGCACGGTCCGATCCCGCCGTCGATGGCCCGGCGCCTGGTCGCCGGCGGCGCCGAGTCCTTCTACCGGGTCCTGACCGACCCGCGTGACGGAGCCCCGCTGGAAATCGGGCGGACCAGCTACCGGGTTCCGAAGGCCCTGCGGCAATGGCTGCGGCTGCGCGACGGCAAATGCCCTTTCCCGGGCTGCCACAACGCCTCCCTGGACAACGACGCCGACCACCTCCTGGCCTGGGCCGACGGCGGCACCACCGGTATCACCAATCTCGGCCAGCCTTGCCGCAAACACCACCGCCTCAAACACGGCTCCGCGTGGCGACCCACAGCAGCCAGCAAAACCGGTCCTCCCGGATGGACCTCACCCGCCGGACGGACCTACACCAGCGAACACCAGGACTGGGAACCACCCCACTGGCCCCCGGCCGCCGCGGTTGCGGACACGATTCGGGACCTGGATTCTGGGTGGCCTCCTGAACCCGAACCACCCCCGGATCCCGGGCAGTACCTCGAGCCAGAGGACGGGCTGCCTGAGGACCCTTTCCCGGAATGGACTCTGTTCTCGGCCGAGCACGGTGTGCCGTCTAGGTCCCTGCTGCGTTGCGCTTGA
- a CDS encoding NAD kinase produces the protein MSRRVLILAHTGREESLKAAWEACAQLHASGIVPVMQKSELGDMVRFYGRLDQPVEVLHDHVKLPDVELVMVLGGDGTILRAAELVREVDVPLLGVNLGHVGFLAESERADLAQTVEWIASRQYTVEERMTIDVQVWVRGQKIWHTWALNEAAIEKGNRERMLEVVTEVDERPLTSFGCDGVVLATPTGSTAYAFSAGGPVVWPEVEALLIVPISAHALFAKPLVVSPRSRLAVEILNRTDAQGVLWCDGRRSVDLPPGARVEVTRSATPVRLARTHQTPFSGRLVRKFELPIQGWRGPVPQPEAVHTGPLPVVRSPRPMPPLPTPTQARPQQPAPQPADPGAPTDPSTAK, from the coding sequence ATGAGCAGGCGTGTCCTCATCCTTGCCCACACCGGCCGCGAGGAATCCCTCAAGGCGGCCTGGGAAGCGTGCGCCCAGCTGCATGCCTCCGGGATCGTGCCCGTGATGCAGAAATCCGAACTCGGCGACATGGTCCGGTTCTACGGACGGCTCGACCAGCCCGTCGAGGTGCTGCACGACCACGTCAAACTTCCCGACGTCGAGCTCGTGATGGTGCTCGGCGGCGACGGCACCATCCTGCGCGCCGCTGAGCTGGTGCGCGAGGTCGACGTGCCGCTGCTCGGCGTCAACCTCGGCCACGTCGGGTTCCTCGCCGAAAGCGAACGGGCGGACCTGGCCCAGACCGTCGAATGGATCGCGAGCCGCCAGTACACGGTGGAGGAGCGGATGACCATCGATGTGCAGGTGTGGGTCCGCGGGCAGAAGATTTGGCATACCTGGGCGCTGAACGAGGCTGCCATCGAAAAGGGCAACCGGGAGCGGATGCTCGAGGTGGTCACCGAGGTCGACGAGCGCCCGCTGACATCCTTTGGCTGCGACGGCGTGGTCCTTGCCACCCCCACCGGATCCACCGCCTACGCGTTCTCCGCCGGCGGCCCGGTGGTCTGGCCGGAAGTCGAGGCGCTGCTGATCGTGCCCATCAGCGCCCACGCGCTCTTCGCCAAGCCCCTGGTGGTCTCTCCACGTTCCCGGCTGGCCGTTGAAATCCTGAACCGCACCGACGCCCAGGGCGTGCTCTGGTGCGACGGCCGGCGCTCCGTGGACCTGCCACCGGGCGCCCGCGTGGAAGTCACCCGCTCCGCCACCCCGGTCCGGCTCGCCCGCACCCACCAGACGCCGTTCTCCGGGCGCCTGGTCCGCAAGTTCGAACTCCCCATCCAAGGCTGGCGCGGCCCGGTGCCGCAGCCCGAAGCCGTCCACACCGGGCCCCTGCCGGTGGTACGGAGCCCGCGGCCGATGCCGCCGCTGCCCACGCCGACGCAGGCCCGACCGCAGCAGCCGGCACCGCAGCCCGCGGACCCCGGCGCCCCCACCGATCCCTCGACCGCGAAGTGA
- the xerD gene encoding site-specific tyrosine recombinase XerD, with product MTGLLAAGPEATEPDAAEPIAAPAAEPAVRPPTAVDRAITDYLQHMGVERGLAANTLSAYRRDLARYARHLAVAGRERPEEITRRDVTGFVQALSDGSDGGSALGVRSAARTVVAVRGLHKFWALEGVTPTDPASDVHPPMPGKRLPKAISVDEVTRILEAAGTDTATGLRDRALLEFLYSTGARISEAVGLDVDDVSLQGDDEPGPAIVRLFGKGSKERLVPLGSFGARALDAYLVRGRPLLAAKGKGTPALFLNARGGRISRQSAWTILKAAADKANITKDVSPHTLRHSFATHLLEGGADVRVVQELLGHASVTTTQVYTLVTADTLREIYAAAHPRALG from the coding sequence ATGACCGGACTGCTGGCGGCCGGGCCCGAGGCCACTGAACCTGATGCTGCGGAGCCTATTGCCGCGCCCGCCGCAGAACCGGCCGTCCGGCCGCCGACCGCCGTCGACCGCGCCATCACCGACTACCTGCAGCACATGGGGGTGGAACGCGGACTGGCCGCCAACACGCTCTCGGCATACCGCCGCGACCTCGCCCGCTACGCCCGGCACCTCGCCGTCGCCGGCCGGGAGCGCCCGGAGGAGATCACCCGGCGCGACGTGACCGGCTTCGTGCAGGCGCTCTCGGACGGGTCCGACGGCGGCTCTGCACTCGGGGTGCGCTCGGCGGCCCGGACAGTGGTCGCGGTCCGCGGACTGCACAAGTTCTGGGCGCTGGAGGGCGTCACGCCTACGGACCCCGCCAGCGACGTGCACCCGCCGATGCCCGGCAAACGGCTGCCCAAGGCCATTTCGGTGGACGAGGTCACCCGCATCCTGGAAGCGGCCGGCACGGACACGGCCACGGGCCTGCGTGACCGGGCGCTGCTTGAATTCTTGTACTCCACCGGGGCGCGCATCAGCGAGGCCGTGGGCCTGGACGTCGACGACGTCTCCCTGCAGGGCGACGACGAACCGGGCCCTGCTATCGTCCGGCTGTTCGGCAAGGGCTCCAAGGAACGGCTCGTGCCGCTGGGATCCTTCGGAGCCCGCGCCCTGGACGCCTACCTGGTCCGGGGCCGGCCGCTGCTGGCCGCTAAGGGAAAGGGAACGCCGGCGCTGTTCCTGAACGCCCGGGGCGGCCGGATCAGCCGGCAGAGCGCCTGGACCATCCTCAAGGCGGCCGCCGACAAGGCCAACATCACCAAAGACGTCTCGCCCCACACCCTGCGGCACTCTTTCGCGACCCATCTGCTCGAGGGCGGGGCGGACGTGAGGGTGGTGCAGGAGCTGCTGGGCCACGCGTCCGTGACCACTACGCAGGTGTACACCCTGGTTACGGCGGACACGCTCCGCGAAATCTACGCCGCCGCGCACCCGAGGGCGCTGGGGTAG
- a CDS encoding 8-oxo-dGTP diphosphatase yields the protein MTSTPVTLCFLLRESERGTEVLLGLKRTGFGVGKIVGIGGHVEPGESDAEAVVREVWEESGVVVLQEDLAHAGVVEFIFPARPAWNMSCRLFTTRRWEGEPAESPEITPGWFDVGGLPLARMWQDAEHWLPPALAGETIDVVVVLNQDNETVASVRYPARHGTTSGDLPAGRQTR from the coding sequence ATGACGTCCACGCCAGTCACCCTCTGCTTCCTGCTCCGCGAATCGGAGCGCGGTACCGAGGTGCTGCTGGGCCTGAAGAGGACCGGCTTCGGCGTCGGCAAGATCGTGGGCATCGGCGGCCATGTGGAACCGGGGGAGAGCGACGCCGAGGCCGTGGTCCGCGAGGTCTGGGAAGAATCCGGCGTCGTGGTGCTCCAGGAGGACCTCGCCCACGCCGGCGTCGTCGAGTTCATCTTTCCCGCCCGGCCCGCCTGGAACATGTCCTGCCGGCTCTTCACCACCCGGCGCTGGGAGGGTGAGCCCGCCGAAAGCCCGGAAATCACGCCCGGATGGTTCGACGTCGGCGGGCTCCCGCTGGCGCGAATGTGGCAGGACGCCGAACACTGGCTGCCGCCGGCACTGGCGGGTGAAACCATCGACGTCGTGGTGGTCCTCAATCAAGACAACGAGACGGTCGCTTCCGTCCGCTACCCGGCCCGGCACGGAACCACATCGGGTGACCTGCCCGCGGGCCGGCAAACCCGGTGA
- a CDS encoding NUDIX hydrolase has product MPGKSETPNAARQVSDEPSPRRLLSSEKVYQGRIWDVVSDSFRLSDDGEPLVRDYIDHPGAVAVLPMNEAGEILLIKQYRHPVGMALWEIPAGLLDVEGEDFVAGAARELAEEADLVAARWNVLADFFNSPGSSSEAIRIYLARDLSDVPGHELHVRTDEEAEIELHWIPLEDAVRAVLEGRLHNPSAVVGVLAAAAAKAERFESLRPAGAPWPAHPSQR; this is encoded by the coding sequence ATGCCCGGTAAGTCTGAGACCCCCAATGCTGCACGGCAGGTTTCGGACGAGCCGAGCCCGCGCCGTCTTTTGTCTTCAGAGAAGGTCTATCAGGGCCGGATCTGGGATGTCGTCAGCGACAGCTTCCGGCTGAGCGACGACGGCGAACCCCTGGTCCGCGATTACATCGACCATCCGGGGGCCGTGGCTGTGCTCCCGATGAACGAGGCCGGCGAGATCCTGCTGATCAAGCAGTACCGCCACCCGGTGGGCATGGCCCTCTGGGAGATTCCGGCCGGATTGCTCGACGTCGAGGGCGAGGACTTCGTTGCCGGCGCGGCCCGGGAACTCGCGGAGGAAGCCGACCTGGTGGCCGCGCGCTGGAACGTGCTGGCGGACTTCTTCAATTCGCCCGGTTCCTCCAGTGAGGCCATCCGCATCTACCTGGCCCGGGATTTGAGCGACGTCCCCGGCCACGAGCTGCATGTCCGCACCGACGAGGAAGCGGAGATCGAGCTGCACTGGATCCCGCTCGAGGACGCGGTTCGCGCCGTGCTGGAGGGCCGCCTGCACAACCCGTCCGCCGTCGTCGGCGTCCTTGCCGCCGCCGCGGCAAAGGCCGAGCGCTTCGAAAGTCTCCGCCCGGCCGGTGCGCCGTGGCCCGCCCACCCCAGCCAGCGCTGA
- a CDS encoding CTP synthase: protein MIGSNSVVQRSNSRVNSRFPGSSKTTKHIFVTGGVASSLGKGLTASSLGHLLRARGLSVTMQKLDPYLNVDPGTMNPFQHGEVFVTDDGAETDLDIGHYERFLDENLEGSANVTTGQVYSTVIAKERRGEYLGDTVQVIPHITDEIKRRMRLPAEGKNAPDVIITEIGGTVGDIESQPFLESARQVRQDVGRNNVFFLHVSLVPYIGPSQELKTKPTQHSVAALRSIGIQPEAIVIRSDRDVPQAMREKIGRMCDVDIDAVIGCPDAPSIYDIPKTLHSQGLDSYIVRALDLPFKDVDWTSWDKLLDAVHNPKHEVEIALVGKYIDLPDAYLSVTEALRAGGFANNTKVKIRWVPSDECETHEGAVKSLDGVDAICVPGGFGIRGLEGKLGALKYARESKLPVLGLCLGLQCMVIEYARNVVGLEGASSSEFEPDSKYPVIATMEEQLDIVDGKGDLGGTMRLGLYEAKLDEGSVIAETYGATKVSERHRHRYEVNNKYREQIAAEGLVFSGTSPDGKLVEYVELPREVHPYYVATQAHPELSSRPTRPHPLFAGLVKAALDHQHGAGQPAATAVKAAARTTPAASK, encoded by the coding sequence ATGATAGGCTCGAACTCCGTGGTGCAGCGATCAAATTCCCGTGTAAATTCCCGGTTCCCGGGCTCGTCCAAGACGACCAAACACATCTTCGTAACCGGTGGTGTGGCGTCCTCGCTCGGTAAGGGACTGACGGCTTCGAGCCTCGGTCACCTCCTGCGGGCACGCGGCCTGTCTGTAACAATGCAAAAGCTCGATCCCTATCTGAACGTGGATCCGGGCACGATGAACCCCTTCCAGCACGGCGAAGTCTTCGTCACCGACGACGGCGCCGAGACGGACCTCGACATCGGCCACTACGAGCGCTTCCTCGACGAAAACCTTGAGGGTTCGGCCAACGTCACGACCGGCCAGGTCTACTCCACGGTCATCGCCAAGGAGCGCCGCGGCGAGTACCTCGGCGACACCGTCCAGGTCATCCCGCACATCACCGATGAAATCAAGCGCCGGATGCGCCTGCCCGCCGAGGGCAAAAACGCCCCGGACGTGATCATCACCGAAATCGGCGGCACCGTCGGCGACATCGAATCCCAGCCGTTCCTCGAGTCCGCCCGCCAGGTCCGCCAGGACGTCGGCCGGAACAACGTCTTCTTCCTGCACGTCTCGCTGGTGCCGTATATCGGCCCCTCGCAGGAGCTCAAGACCAAGCCGACGCAGCACTCCGTTGCCGCGCTGCGCTCCATCGGCATCCAGCCCGAGGCGATCGTGATCCGTTCGGACCGCGACGTGCCGCAGGCCATGCGCGAGAAGATCGGCCGCATGTGCGACGTCGACATCGACGCCGTGATCGGCTGCCCGGACGCGCCGAGCATCTACGACATCCCCAAGACGCTGCACTCCCAGGGCCTGGACTCCTACATCGTCCGCGCCCTCGACCTGCCGTTCAAGGACGTCGACTGGACCAGCTGGGACAAGCTCCTCGACGCCGTGCACAACCCCAAGCACGAGGTGGAGATCGCCCTCGTCGGCAAGTACATCGACCTGCCGGACGCCTACCTCTCCGTGACCGAGGCGCTGCGCGCCGGCGGCTTCGCGAACAACACCAAGGTCAAGATCCGCTGGGTCCCCTCGGACGAATGCGAAACCCACGAGGGCGCGGTCAAGTCCCTGGACGGTGTGGACGCGATCTGCGTTCCCGGCGGCTTCGGCATCCGCGGCCTCGAGGGCAAGCTCGGCGCCCTGAAGTACGCCCGCGAGTCCAAGCTCCCGGTCCTGGGCCTGTGCCTGGGCCTGCAGTGCATGGTCATCGAGTACGCCCGCAACGTGGTCGGCCTCGAGGGCGCATCCTCCTCCGAATTCGAGCCGGACTCCAAGTACCCGGTCATCGCCACGATGGAAGAGCAGCTCGACATCGTTGACGGCAAGGGCGACCTGGGCGGCACCATGCGCCTGGGCCTGTACGAAGCCAAGCTGGACGAGGGTTCCGTCATCGCCGAGACCTACGGCGCCACGAAGGTCAGCGAACGCCACCGGCACCGCTACGAGGTCAACAACAAGTACCGTGAGCAGATCGCCGCCGAAGGGCTCGTATTCTCCGGAACCTCCCCGGACGGCAAGCTGGTGGAGTACGTGGAGCTGCCCCGTGAAGTCCACCCGTACTACGTGGCCACCCAGGCCCACCCGGAGCTCAGCTCACGGCCCACCCGCCCGCACCCGCTGTTCGCCGGACTGGTCAAGGCTGCGCTGGACCACCAGCACGGGGCGGGCCAGCCTGCCGCCACGGCCGTCAAGGCCGCTGCCAGGACCACCCCGGCAGCGTCGAAGTAA